The sequence below is a genomic window from Syngnathus scovelli strain Florida unplaced genomic scaffold, RoL_Ssco_1.2 HiC_scaffold_65, whole genome shotgun sequence.
aaagcagagctaaatgcaaaatgtactcaccggtgactccaatttttttcccccctgaagaaacagctggacgggtggccccggctggccagtgggactcttgttattctgaccctttttagtgcgcgtttggggcaacaaccgttttttgtggcgctctcttctggttcaaaagtgccctgcatgtgaatttgcttttcctgccttctgattggatgagcgccggtgtgacgcggtgcctctgtcaccgtggcggggggtatacgttggcatcggagcgtctgccaacgtctgagaccggctggcagtgtatcggaggtgtcgagtgcggtgccgctggagctcactcaccagctggtgttagggccacagaatgaaggccaaggagaagaatagaaagagaaacagaaacttctcctccaattgtttgatttgtctcttctgagcttcgatgaattctttcagctctttgttcctctaggacggacaaatggaaagtggcattcaaaagccagtaagcgtgcaagtaagtgccgggctggctttgggcccttacctgttgcgcgctgtgcagcagatccattctctcttggaggatgcaagcgtcgcgctccctcaactcgcacatcagggctcgcttccattggtccacggcgctcctaagctcttctctctgatccgccgtcagcacgtcattcacgccagcgtggctggctttttcgccgtccgtggcggggcagtcccgctgcggtagcgcctcgtacaacatggcctccagctccaggatcctctgggccgcaatcctcgtccatcagtggtccggcgggagatttgagggcggcttaccttatgagcctggtccatggaacacttcctgaagtccaactcttcatccaggtagcccttctgcttgcagaacatatcctagcacagctcaaggtcagaattgttggggcacattgccggagttccccttggctgatgtcgcgtgtctgtctaccttctcactttcaatgtccaacatcttctgttgaagtgctgacttggtcactttgatgtattctaaccactgaggaaaggctgctgtcacataagcagaatgcgagagcgtgcgtggacgtgcgcgttaccttctcggctagggtgagaaggggggggttggtccagtaatgccagacggatgagtgactgaagaatgtagctattttgtctgagaaaaaggtgtgctcattgatgagcttacctgtccttgttgcttcagcgctgactccagatctgctactctgctttgatagtgacccatttctaccatcagcttttctctggtctgaaaggaggaggagggaggctcctcctcctcctttcagaccagagaacacccgaggctgggtgagaacggggaggctgcgacccggccgggggttgcgggaaggggcgccaccttgatctccttctcggcgtcgtagtccccttcgctggtctgggctagcagagcgtaggctcgttgcagcgcttgatattcttgcgtcagctggcggtagcgaagctccgcctcttcatgcacacaccaatgcaacacagcactagtaccagaatcagtcagaccggcgacaaagcacccgcgacgcaaagacgagtccgattccaggctgaagaggaatgtttggtgccaatacgctggcagaaatggcgggctacctcttcgggttccgtgtcgggggttctgtcggtgtgaaaagacaaggacgatccgtccgagtccaccaacacgtcttcgtcgtagccgtaaaatgtttcgatgacctgcgggcgcggaagcaaacatctctctgaacaaactgaagcgacacctcacgatgaatcgacgagaggaacgatagcgagaaaaaggccattttatcttgcgcaacaccaagcagccgcaaacaaacagactcaccttgcaggacctcacgctttgttcctcctcagagattctcgacgtcggtatcgtagcagcaaatctctctcctgtcgacacaaataatccgcctttgagattctttggatgcaaagggaacgaacggctccggcgcagaaacaaacgcgactcacaatgacatttctgacatgagctcctgtctccagagcctgaaaaacacgtcaccggcgatgattggagggacgctcgtcttttccaaaagtgacaactacagggtgtgtcagggttttccagattatctttatcgtatcattgtgttgctttgactttgactgcgacctgtaataaataatattatttatcccttatttatccctatcgcttatcccttcctacacaaagtcgtaaaacaccccttgctatgttttgactagaggtcaagggcttcctctattcaatccactcttacacccaccctgtttctcttaattaaaatgctcgtgcaggagccgagagtcagacttcattcgtacaacggatggactctccacctgcaggtgtccaaaagaacttacttgtctcccgtgtggttcttgcaaaataagttggagcgagcgcaactctaacagggtgcattttgccactacctgcctacggacaatgacgtcgcgctcgcggctcatggttgacgggctgagcagccgggcaagtccgtcgttttcagcgcacagcgagtggcaaaggcgctgacaaaacgggagctttgagctgctgaaaacggcaaaacaagtctaaagcgtgttcaaacgcgtgcgcacaatgctcctgcttgaaaggtcggaatttaaggggccaattttttggatggcggccgccggccaagctttggacggaaaaggtttcctggcgacagcgagcgagcgcggcgctgccgtacgtgcaccgagtcgcctgcctgaagaccttggacaagtcgtcgatgatgtgccgctgctccacaacttgaaggaactccatttcaccgtcctgctggccgcaaccgcggtccaggtcattgagcgaactaggccttctctgtggaacacaaatgcagtggactctgttggcacgccgccgttgtccgcgtcgacttaccaagcttgccatctcctcgttctcctgggtgacaaagcgcactttgttttcaaggcgacacagcaccagcgagagttcttcattcttcctgctcaggcgtttgtttttgtacaggagtggcagaaactggctttctgtttctctcagtcgctttagctgcaagcatgaagtgcgggatgtgaaagacgcacaacacgcgggccagaacgtatccattccttttgcatcggtttgaacggaatcgtggctttggctcccaataaaagacatctaccaggcaaccgactcgccgcgccgctcaactaataagcaagcgcaatgggtgcctcgctggatggcgcgcatcaaacgtagcgcaaaccttcaagcgtgccgtcaataaattaccagttcattgcgctcttcagaaagcagggcgtttcgatcctccagtttcctgatgactgcgctgagctcagcgattttcagatgaaaccgtcgcgtgtcccgatcctcctgagactgaaaacgccccgcaacacacacacacaagcactcgttcaaagttcaaaactgtttttgtgctaccttcctccagcaacgaactaagtcatgcgtactgcaagtgtgtgatgaggtggcttacgcaatgaagaggattgctagtagcggcgttgaccccacttccagggtagtttaggcccgccctttgggaattcctcagggcagcgatctgctgctcggcagcctgagtctgcagctgaaggcggtggacgtggccggccccagggcttcatccaaaacactaaccgctctgtctttcagcttgatctcatccgtctggatgtacaaacggggagcgctcaggcaggcgggcaaactcatttgccagaattgtgacaaaaacaaagagagcaaccggccaatttttttcttgaatcgactagaacacctttgctgtgacaaaagcgaagcgagcaaccggacattttcttcttgtgaaatagaatagaatagaatgccttaggtgtcattgcactgcaggtatacaacgaaattgggaacatagccacgcaccgcgcatctgatcagtcctaccagtcggcggatctccctctcgcagtctctcttggttcggctcatctcctcccgatgctggtgatgagccgatcggagctcggccgctcgggactgccaggcctgctgggccgctgccagggcttcttccgcgctcctggtggaggcgacaccgctcggtctcccgacaccgccgcgtctcctccacctccgccagcaaagcgccccccctcctcacctgagcagacattgcgccacaccgggccgttgagaccgcaacggagcgccgcgacgcttactggggacaagctacacaatacggtagcggccgcatcgaagcccgacgtggcgtgcggatagtcagacacggatagagcggatcaccttgtccatggagccgtccctcaggctgaggaccaaggcattcagtcgctggatctctccatctttgattttgatcactctcatcagctccatttcatgctgccgcagtaatgtctccctggtaatggctaactctttctgcttctcctcatggagtttgcttttgagttccgtcatggcggcggtggcacggtggtgctccgcccgcaggtcctgacttctctctctctccagacagctgacctgacatgacttagacttagacaaactttattgtcatcttgtctgcacatggtgcatacaaaacgaaattccgttgcatacgtcttacaacaaagtagtgatattgcagttgaatagaagtaacatatcctatgaaaaaatatatatatatatatatattaaaaataagtataaagtgcagcagtgataattatgcaatagtgcaagtaggcaaaacagtattcaagagtgtgcagaggaatgctaaaccatgtattaaacttctatttaaagggtttatacaagttcagtaaagttggtagtgcgagatagtgcaagatagaggtccgtagtgtcataaagtacagttctgtgaatgtgtgatgcagagttcagtttagagctcaacagttctagtgttcaacagtctgatgacagcagggaaaaagctgttgcagaacctggtggacctgcagcggatgctgcaaacctcttcccagagggcagcagggagaacagtccatggtgggggtgtgatgggtcattgatgatgttacgggcacgggacatgcagcgctgagatgaaatgtcctgaatggagggaagaggagcccctatgatcctctctgctgtcctcaccactctcctcacgttcttccaatcggaggcggtgcagcctccacaccacacagagagacagcttgtcagaatgctctctatggtgctcctgtagaacgtcctcatgatgggtggggccaggtgggctctcctcatcctccgcaggaagtacaagcgcttctgtgccctcttgaccagtgccgtagtgttcatagtccaggtgaggtcttctgtgatgtggacccccaggaatttggtgctgctgaccacctccacagctgagctgttgatgatcagtggagcgtggtgaggctgttttttcctgaagtcgacgatgatctccttcatcttctcctcattcaggatcaggctgttttctctgcaccagcccaccagctgctccacctcctctctgtagtccaggtcgttgttgtctctgatgagccccaccaccgttgtgtcgtctgctgacttcacgatgtgattggtggtgaacctgaggacgcagtcgtgtgtcatcagggtgcacagcagggggctcaggacgcagccctgaagggagcctgtgctgagggtgatgacatcagaggtgttctgtccgacccggactgactgaggtctgttggtgaggaagtctagcagccagttgcgaaggggggtgttgaagcccaggtgttccaattttcctaccagatgctgtgggatgatggtgttaaacgctgagctgaagtccaggaacagcctccgcacatgggtgttcttctcctccaggtgagccaggctcaggtgaagaacggaggagatggcttcctgagtggagcggttttgccggtcggcaaactggaacgggtcaaataatagggggagtctggaaacgatgtgacctttaagcagcctttcgaagcacttcatcataaccggagtcagtgcaacaggccggtaatcattaaatgaggtgatttgaggtttcttcggcaccggaatgatggaggcagtcttaaagcacgccggcactgtggcttggcccagcgaggtgttaaaaatgtctgtgatgaccccagccagatgacttgcacattccctgaacacacgcccaggaatgttgtccgggccaggggccttacaggggttgactctcctcagggtcttcaacacatcggcggagtcaaggcagagtacctcctcttcctgatgggggacagttttaactgctggagtgccgtttagtgcctcgaacctcccaaagaagttatttagaccatttagaaagtcagcatcaactacacccaccgggggggggagggtgagttgtcgtctgtaatcgcccgtatgccttgccacatactcctgatgtttttgacgtcgtggaaacgatcctgaaattttcgactgcggtctcgcttcgctatcctgatggcacggttcaagttggctctcgctgtcctcagtgtctccttgtcgccagacttgaaggcagagttccgcgctcgtagcgtttgacgtacctcctcagtcatccagggtcgttggttgccccgggtgatgatattcttagtggtgctgacgtcctcggtgcatttgttgatgtaggctgacacagtcatggcacacgcatgtctaatctacatcgggaaaactgggagggagggaggcaggcagggaggcaggcagggaggcaggcagggaggcaggcagtgtctgtctgttgaggttttcaccttgttcttctcctgctgaagttctaactggacgtccatcagtttggttctcagctcgtcattggcggcctgaagggcgtccgttcgctccgccttggcccgccctgccggagctcgtttggacatctcttactcgagtctcgcccggtcgtcagtcagagatcacaacatttgtacctggagagcacaaacgcagcgctgttttccactggcttcgaactcaacttcaatcggtaccgtaacttacaacatcataaacatagaactagcttgacttattcattgaataaatgcatttggttcttcaaaactgcatcacgcaacatagcgtgaccgagacggccgttatccacctgcgtgaagttatttggtgaaatgaatgagatgtttaagacaccatcgttctgtctctatgtagatgaagggaaataatcgattgctgaaggtccaaaggtgttgtgataaacaaataaacatattagtgattagtgacatatttgtgataaacatattaggcaggataatcacatatgttaacgtgactgcccacactgtatttatttatggttatttgttaaatcgagtactgttagacatgaaataggaagtgtttaacataaatggaagacgaaaggggtactcaccattgtagctcctgctggtcaatgatacgagcctcttcttgcagtggaaaacatacagccaacaaacaccgtggaacctaaaggaatgaaattaaacattaacatttagcctaaaccaacattcacagatacaacgcaacgcaaactacacaaacgtaaatctttttaaacacaatgagttgtacttaccgtgtacgctctagacggtccacttgcaagcagaaaataaagatatttctgttgataatcgtcgtgtttgtatccggtgtctcgctcaaggccattgcgcccacagatttgaattttggcgagagttcagcctattgacgtcatttccgcggtgtaatacccgcatatctgaaacggcaaagttaagagtagagttaaataaagtttttagtcaacgcaataatttacaaccgttgaccagtcgaaataatcgtcgaaatttggcgtctgtggctggaagcagacgccgagttcgacattcctcccaaacgccacactcccttgcttttcagggctaaaaaaaaacagttgtaattaccttgtacgctctagacggtcaagttgcaagctgaaaacaaaaatatttgccttgtaagtcatcgtgttactaaccgctgtgtcttgtttgccagaattgccgctttcctacttcctgttgcaagccacgcccacggattataattttgccgtgagttccgcctattgacgtcatgtccgcgtcacatgactgcgacgtaatattatctaaaactgtttgtgcggtattgtgttgttctgtgcggtattgtgttattctgtgcggcgtcgtgttgttctgtgcggcgtcgtgttgttcagtgcgacgtcgtgttgttcagtgcggcatggtgttgttcagtgcggcatggtgttgttcagtgcggcatggtgttgttcagtgcggcataatgttgttcagtgcggcataatgttgttcagtgcggcatggtgttgttcagtgcggcatggtgttgttcagtgcggcatggtgttgttcagtgcggcataatgttgttcagtaggccataatgttgttcagtgcggcatggtgttgttcagtgcgggatggtgttgttcagtgcaggatggtgttgttcagtgcggcatggtgttgttcaatgcggcatggtgttgttcagtgcgggatggtgttgttcagtgcaggatggtgttgttcagtgcggcatggtgttgttcaatgcggcatggtgttgttcagtgcggcatggtgttgttcagtgcggcatggtgttgttcagtgcggcatggtgttgttcagtgcggcatggtgttgttcagtgcggaatggtgttgttcagtgcggcatggtgttgttcagtgtgggatggtgttgttcaatgcgggatcgtgttgttcagtacggggtggtgttgttcagtgcaggatggtgttgttcagtgcaggatggtgttgttcagtgcggcatggtgttgttcaatgcaggatcgtgttgttcagtgcagcatggtgttgttcagtgcagcatggtgttgttcagtgcggcatggtgttgttcaatgcggcatggtgttgttcagtgcgggatggtgttgttcagtgcggcatggtgtttttcagtgcggcataatgttgttcagtgcagcatggtgttgttcagtgcggcatggtgttgttcagtgcgacataatgttgttcagtgcggcataatgttgttcagtgcggcatggtgttgttcagtgcggcatggtgttgttcagtgcggcatggtgttgttcagtgcggcatggtgttgttcagtgcaggatggtgttgttcagtgcaggatggtgttgttcaatgcggcatggtgttgttcagtgcgggatggtgttgttcagtgcaggatggtgttgttcagtgcggcatggtgttgttcagtgcggaatggtgttgttcagtgcggcatggtgttgttcagtgcggcatggtgttgttcagtgcggcatggtgttgttcagtgcaggatggtgttgttcaatgcgggatggtgttgttcagtgcgggatggtgttgttcagtgcaggatggtgttgttcagtgcggcatggtgttgttcaatgcggcatggtgttgttcagtgcaggatggtgttgttcagtgcggcatggtgttgttcaatgcggcatggtgttgttcaatgcggcatggtgttgttcagtgcggcatggtgttgttcagtgcggcatggtgttgttcagtgcagcgtaatgttgttcagtgcggcatggtgttgttcagtgcggaatggtgttgttcagtgcggcatggtgttgttcagtgcgggatggtgttgttcagtgcggcatggtgttgctcagtgcggcatggtgttgttcagtgcgggatggtgttgttcagtgcggcatggtgttgttcagtgcggcatggtgttgttcagtgcggcatggtgttgttcagtgcggcataatgttgttcagtgcgccataatgttgttcagtgcggcatggtgttgttcagtgcgggatggtgttgttcagtgcaggatggtgttgttcagtgcggcatggtgttgttcaatgcgggatcgtgttgttcagtgcggcatggtgttgttcagtgcggcatggtgttgttcagtgcggcatggtgttgttcagtgcggcatggtgttgttcactgcggcataatgttgttcagtgcggcataatgttgttcagtgcggcataatgttgttcagtgcggcataatgttgttcagtgcggcataatgttgttcagtgcgggatggtgttgttcattgcggcatggtgttgttcagtgcggcatggtgttgttcagtgcgggatggtgttgttcagtgcaggatggtgttgttcagtgcaggatggtgttgttcagtgcggcatggtgttgttcaatgcggcatggtgttgttcagttcaggatggtgttgttcagtgcggcatggtgttgttcagtgcggcataatgtttttcagtgcggcatgttgttgttcagtgcggcatggtgttgttcagtgcagcataatgttgttcagtgcggcatggtgttgttcagtgcggaatggtgttgttcagtgcggcatggtgttgttcagtgcggcatggtgttgttcagtgcggcatggtgttgttcagtgcggcatggtgttgttcagtgcggcatggtgttgttcagtgcgggatggtgttcaatgcgggatcgtgttgttcagtgcggcatggtgttgttcagtgcggcatggtgttgttcagtgcggcatggtgttgtttagtgcggcatggtgttgttcatttcggcataatgttgttcagtgcggcataatgttgtttagtgcggcatggtgttgttcagtgcgggatggtgttgttcagtgcgttataatgttgttcagtgcggcatggtgttgttcagtgcggcatggtgttgatcagtgcggcatggtgttgttcagtgcggcataatgttgttcagtgcggcataatgttgttcagtgcgggatggtgttgttcagtgcgggatggtgttgttcagtgcggcatggtgttcaatgcggaatggtgttgttcagtgcaggatggtgttgttcagtgcggcatggtgttgttcagtgcggcataatgttgttcagtgcggcatggtgttgttcagtgcggcatggtgttgttcagtgcggcatggtgttgttcagtgcggcatggtgttgttcagtgcggcatggtgttgttcagtgcggcatggtgttgttcagtgcggcatggtgttgttcagtgcggcataatgttcagtgcggcataatgttgttcagtgcggcataatgttgttcagtgcggcatggtgttgttcagtgcgggatggtgttgttcagtgcaggatggtgttgttcagtgcggcatggtgtctttcagtgcggcatggtgtctttcagtgcggcatggtgtcgttcagtgcggcatggtgtctttcagtgcggcatggtgtctttcagtgcggcatggtgttgttcagtgcggcatggtgttgttcagtgcggcatggtgttgtttagtgcggcatggtgttgttcagtgcgggatggtgttgttcagtgtggcatggtgttcagtgcggcatggtgttgttcagtgcggtatcgtgttgttcagtgcggtatcgtgtttctcagtgcggtatcgtgttgttcagtgcagtatcgttgtgttgttcgtattgtgttgtgttgttcgtaatgtgttgtgttgttcgtattgtgttgtgttgttcgtattgtgttgtgttgttcgtattgtgttgtgttgttcatattgtgttgttcatattgtgttgagttgttcgtattgtgttgtgttgttcgtattgtgttgcctttaacacttagc
It includes:
- the LOC125971701 gene encoding janus kinase and microtubule-interacting protein 3-like, whose product is MDQAHKRILELEAMLYEALPQRDCPATDGEKASHAGVNDVLTADQREELRSAVDQWKRALMCELRERDACILQERMDLLHSAQQRNKELKEFIEAQKRQIKQLEEKFLFLFLFFSLAFILWP